TCATGCAATGCTGCAACTGTGGGGCCTTCTTCAGAGTAGGGGCCAATATGCATAATTTGGGCCGATGGTCCTTCTTCCAAACTTTCAAACCTCATCTTAGAAAGTGCTGCCGGATTTTTCTTTTCCTCAACATCTTCCATGGCTTGTTCAATCATGGATTTAGTAATAAAATCAGGTTGCAGAATCATGGCTGTCCATTTCCAGCCTGATTTATCTTCCACATTGAAATCTTCCATATTATTCACCCACCACAGGCCTTCTAAGGGCATTACCACATAATCCTGGGATTTTTCTTTTTTAGAAATAAATTTTACTTTGAAAGAAACTGGAAAAAGAGCCTCCATCGCTTGTTGATATTCAATGGAAGTATTAGGATCTCCTTCCCCATCAATCATGAGATAGTTTAATTTAGGAACTTTTACAATTGCAGCTTTACTTTTAGAAGCTGAATAAATATCTTTTAATTCTTTTTTAAGGTCTATTTTAGGCATTTTATGACTCCATTTTATTAATCCCATCACTCTCTTTAATTTTTTGAATGAAATTTTCTACCCATGATTTTTCTGCTTTTAAAAGGGCCAGAGGGCGGGTAAAAAGAGCAATTACATTGTAAGGAGAATTTATACTTTTATGCATCGCTATTGATTCTTCCAAAAATTCAATGCGTTCTTCTGTTGATTTCAAATAATCATTTAGACAAGTTATAGCTTTTTCTGATCCTAAAATCTCAATATTAGCCATTCCCAAATCAAAGGAGTATATTTGTTTTTTATTTTCAGATAAAATTTCCTGAACTTTTTCCTGCATGGCCTGCTGTCCTTCTTCGGTTATAGTATATACCTTTCTTGATGGTTTGCCTTCAGTAGTTCTCATTTTACTTTCGACAAATTTCTTTTCTTCCAGCCGTTTAAGAACATAATAAATGGATGAAAATCCTATATCTGCCCAATTACGCATTCCTCTCTTTTTTATAATCTGTTCAAGACGGTACGCATAGTGATGATGTTCATAAAGTAGTCCCAATATGGCGGCTTCAATATCCGATATTCTAGACATATTATATTCTATATATAGAATAATATAAAAAAGTTTCTAATTACTTAATCTTTGAAATTCAAAAAATATATTCCAAAAAAAAATGTTAAATTGTAAAATCGGCTGTTTAAAATAGTAATTACTAAAAAATAGCTTAAATAATAAATTCCATCCAATATCTTTCAATGAATTAATGTTTTCAATTTAAAAAAAAGAAAAAGTAATGAGTTTGTTGATTTCATTTATTCTTTCATCACAAGCATCATTATTCCAGTGATTAATAGCCATAGGCCAATTAAAACACCTAAAAGGGCGGGGTTATCTTTGAAAAGATTTCCTACAATGACGTATATGATACCTATGATTATGGCAACGACACCGTTCCATCTGCTTCCACCGGCTTTTGAAATTACACCCATAATACCGGCAATAATCAGGAACAATCCCACAATCCACACAATGAAACCAGCTAACCATCCGAATAGTCCCGGATTAAATATGAAACCAATACCCAAAACCAGGGCAATTATTCCCAAAATAATTTGAAGAATTCCCAAACCTGCACTTTCACCCATTTCCATTATTCCACTAAGTAGTAAACCAATACCCAATATCAAGACTATAAATCCAGTAATTAAAGCATAAGGAATCAGTCCTAATAATGGAAAGGCCAATACAATAAGACCTAAAATGATCAAAACCAACGCATTTCCTGTTTTTTCCATTTTTTCACTCCATTTAGTTATTTAACAAACTCAATATTGAAAACTCAATATATTAATATTATAATACTTTAATTAATAATTTTTGTGATTTGATTTTGAAACACAGTTAAAAGTGATAGAAACTGTGTTTTAGTCATTCTAAAATGAAAATTAAATAATATAATAATAATAATAATAATAATAATAATAATATGTCTAATTTCTAAATTTCCAAAACTTTTAAAACTCTTTTTATGCCTCTTTCTGTACTCAAAACCCGCCCCAACATGGTACCGGCAGTAATACTCAGAACCAAAGCAAATAATGAATTTCCATGGGCCCAATATCCCAACAACTGTGTTTTAGTGAATATAAAAATCAAATAACACACTAAAATTACTGCACCAATCCAATCAATCTTCCCAATGACATTGTTAGTTTCTTCATCCCAGCTAAGGTTATAGACGCGGCTTACAATGATCCCGATTAGAAGGCCCATAAATATTCCACTAATTGAAAATAAGATGCTAAATCTACCATTTAATACTTCAAATACTATCACGACTAACAGAATAAACATCACAAGTAAGTAGATTCTCAGTCGCTTTATAATACGACTATCAATATTTTGAGCTTTTGAATAAGATTCTTTTCTTTTTTTCATTTTTTTTATCCCTAGGCATTGAAAGTAAATAGGGTAAAATTTCTACGGAAAGAATAAGTTAATGGTTAATATAAGATGAATTATTGTCGAGAAGCCATTTTTAAGATTAGAAATCATTATAAATGTCATAGCACCCAATTTCATTCTATTTAGCTCAAAATTATTATTTATTTATTATTTGATTTTTCCAGTTCATCTATTTTTTTCTCTAATTGTTCCATTTTTTTGAGTACTTCATCTATTTTTTTATCATGACTATCCAAATTGCTCTCCAGCCTTTCTGCAGTTTTTCCAAGTTTATTAGATGCTTTATTGCTCGCTTTTCGGAATATTTCAATGAAAGAAAAAGCTAAAGTAGCTGTTACTAAACTTACATAGCCCATACCCGAAAATATCATTATTACACCTATAATTTGGCCAATAAGTGTAATTGGAACTATATCCCCATATCCAGTAGTGGTCATAGAAACCAAGGAATACCAGATAGCAGACTCATAGCTAGTAACTTCCGGATTAACTCCTCTTTCTACTAAGAAAAATAGCAAAGAACCTATTATGAGGACTAATAATAGTACAAAAGTCGCATAATCTAATTTAGTTTTTTGGGGATATTTTCGGACATTTTGTGTAGTAATTTTCAAAACTTTCAAAAGAGCATAAAGTCTTAGTATTCCAATTAATCCAATAATTATTTTATAATCCAGTAAATGGAAAATATTGAAGCTTATGAAGAACAATGGAATAGAAGCAATAATATATACCCAGTTTTCACGGATAAATTCACTTTTATTCACCGTATTTCCTATAATTCTGAAAAAGACAAAATCAAACAAAATAATAATGCATATAATCAAATCCCATATACCAAAAGAATATATTGAATCAGGTTTTATTCCTACCGCGAATCCTATAGACAGCAAAACCAGGAACATTATTTCAATTATTATCAAAAAGGACAATAATGCTTCAAAAATTACTTTATAGTGTCGATCCATTTTTCACACATCACTAAAAGGTAGTGAGATACCAGATAAATTTGATTCATATGATTAAGTTAAATTTTTTAATTAACCCGAATTCACAATTAATGTCCTCAAATCAATTGAAAAAAAATAGGGCTTGTAAATATTTATTTTTATTATTTATTTTTATTCTAGTTCTGCTTCTGGCATTAAAATTTGGAATATTCCATTGATTATTAAGAAAATTCCAATTAAAAATGCTAGATATAATGGATTCAAAGCATACATACCAATTATCAAGTATAGAATACCAAGAATAATACCTGAAAGACCACCCCATCTACCGGCAGGGCCTTGACCAGATATAAGTGCAATTATACCTGCGATTATTAAGAAAAATCCACCGATGTAAATTACCATTCCGACCAATACACTAAATGCGAGTATTTTTCCAAATAGTCCTATTCCTACGATTAGGCCAATAATTCCAAGTAATAATGAAGCTATACTAATTCCTTTATTGGTACTCCATGCTCCCATACCCATAAAAATTAACCATATTCCAATAAATATAATTCCAAATCCAGTTAGGACACTAAGTGTAAATACACTGAACATGGGAAATGCCATGACTAATAAACCTAAAATAATTGCTAAAATTCCAGACAATACATTTTTTTCAGCCATAAAATCGCCTCCCTAATTTTATCAAACAAGCCCTAATTTTATATTAAATTATATTATTCAAGGTAATATTAATAATTGTCTATTTAAGCTTTGAAAATGTGTTGCATTATCTCAAGCCAGTTCTATAATAGATAATTAACTAATTAATCAATATATTTCTTTCAAAGAGTCTTAATTTCATTATTTGAGAGTTAAAAATCATTAATATCTATTTTGTCCCTAATTTCATTTATTGATGTTTAATCAAATTTAATTTTAAATTATTGTTTTTAATTCATTAGGAAATATTATTTTAAAATATGTAAAAAATAATCCACATTTTGAATAATTATTTTAACCATTTTAGACCAATTATTTATAAGAATTAATTAAAGAGGGTCTTAAATGAAGTATTTTAATTCAAAAAAGAAGTTTATCTTAATATGTTTTTTAGCTTTGATTTTAATAGCCGTCGCAGGATTTACATTTTATGTTTCTGACTATTATCCTGCAGATAATACTGCCATTAATTCACTTCAATCCACCACAGCATACTATGTAAATAATACCGCAGATTCCATTACATTTACTCCCACCGGAAACAAAAGCACCACAGGGATAATATTTTATCCCGGAGGTAAAGTTCAAGCCGAAGCTTATGCAACTTTAGCTTCTAAACTAGCTGAAAATAATTATACCACAATTATTGTAAAAATGCCATTTAATTTAGCAGTTTTTGGAGCAAATAAAGCAGATTCAGTAATAGCAGACCATCCAAAAATAAAAAAATGGGTCATTGGAGGCCATTCCCTAGGAGGTGTTTTTGCATCAGATTATGCTGTGAATAATCAGGATAAAATCCGTGGGGTGATATATTTAGCTGCATATCCATCAACAAATGCATCAAATGCCACTTTTAAAGCATTATCTATAAGAGGTTCCCTAGATGGACTAAGCAAAGAGCAAGATATTTCGGATAATAAAAATAAATTTCCAGCCAATACTACTTTCATTACCATAAATGGGGGTAATCACTTTAATTTTGGTAATTATGGAATCCAAGCTGGAGATAATAACAGTACCATCACCCGGGAAGAGCAGCAGAATCAAACCGTGAACTATATAATTGAATTTATTAATGGCCTTTAAATTAATTTTTTTTCTATAAATTTTTCGGCACATCTTAAATCATTTATATCCAGAAATATGTTCTTTTTGTAAGGAATTAATGTGAAACCTTGTAGAGATTTGGGTGAAATAATAATAAATTTGGGAAAAACTATTTTTAAGTAATATTTTAAAGATTAGAATGCGAATAAGTAAATTAAATTTCGCAGTCTTATTAGTCAAGAGGGTACTTAAAATGTACCGCCTCCCATGGTACCCCCTTGCTGATAAACCTTGAAGGTAAAATAAGTCAATTAATAATCATCCAATTAAAAGAAGTTTAAAATGAATGAAAATTATTTAATTCTAGTCTAAAAAAAGATGGGAGAACCTATCAAAAAGGCCAAGAAAACTATGGCCATTCCTATTTTAATCTGTTTAGAAATCTTTTTAGTAGTTTGGGTGGATTGATCCTTTAAAATCAGAACAGAACCTCTTAAAAATATCACAATACCCACTGCTAGAACTATAAGATATAAAATACTGAATATTCCCAAAAAATAGAGTACTGGGCTGGCCAAGCTAGCTAATATCATGAAAAATGAAGCTATTATTGAAGAAACTTTTTTTCCATAAACTATAGGCAAAGTAGAGGCCCCTTCCATTTTATCTCCTTCCATATCTTCCATGTCCTTAACTATTTCCCGGGCCATGGTCATTAAAAAGGCAAAAAATCCAAGATAAATTGAAATTAGAAGCTCATTAACCACTACTCCACCCAGTACAAAGCTCATACCTGTTAAAAATGAAATACTTATATTTCCAATTAAACACTTTGTTTTAAGGCTGTAAGCATAATAAACCATTAATAAAGAGCTGAAAAATACAATTATTCCTGGAAGAAGACCGATTATAAATCCAATTATTATGGCCACTACAAAAAGCAAAAGCGAATAAATTCCCGCAGTTTTTAGACTTATTCTGCCAGAAGGTATGGGGCGCTCAGGCCGGTTTATGGCATCTATTTTATGATCAAAATAGTCATTAATTGCATTTCCCGCACCAGTAGATATAAAAACTACAATTCCTGCTAAGAATACATTAAAAGTAAACTGTCCACTGATTACTGCCATTAAAACTATGGTAATTACCGCCATCATGGCATTGAAGGGCCTTAATATTTCTAAATACGCATTCATTAAAACACCATTAAATTAAAAATAATTTAGAGAAAGATAATATGATTTTAGTCAATAATATTCTATTCACAACTTTATTCATATAGTCTATTTAATATCAAATTTAATCTAGAATTTTCACAATTTCTAAGTTCTAGTTCATCATGGAACTTCAATAATTTCTCAATTAATTTCTTAATCATTATCAATTAACTTTTAAATATTGTGATATTTATATGAAAATCAAATCCAAATTCACTTATATATTGAACGACTTTATAAATTCATGGTACAAAGTGATTTATTAGGATTGATATTTGTTTATGGTTATGTAGCTATTTTACTTTTAGTATCAGAAAAATTATTAAGTAAATATCCTACCTTCAGCCGAAAGTTTGTGCATATTATGGTAGGGAATGTTTTATTTATTTTACCAATTTTTGCCACCATGGAAGCTATGGCTTTCCTGGCGGCAGCACCATTTGTAGTTTTAACATTTTTAATGAGCCCAAATTCACCTATTAAACTGAATCATAAAGTATCCAGTTCAGGACATGGATTAGGTCTGGTTTATTATGCCATTGCATGGACAATTCTGGCATTATTCTTCTTTGACCAGCCATGGATCATTGCCGTGGGTATTGCTGCCATGTCCTATGGGGACGGTTTAGCATCATTGATTGGAGTTAGATTTGGTAAACATAAATACAACCTTCTAGGAGACACCAAAAGTATGGAAGGATCTCTGGCCATGTTCCTTGTCTTAATTTTTGCCCTGTTAGGAGTTTTAATTTATTATGGACGGCCTATTAATGGCTTGACAATTTTTATGGTTTCTTTAGTGGCTACTATACTGGAAGGAATTACCCCAAAAGGTTTGGACAATTTAACTGCGTGTTTTGGGGCTGTGGCAACATTTATACTAATGGGAATGCTATAAAATTTTATAATAACCATGTGAAAAGCGATTTAACGAATAATGAATAAATAATGCAGATATTTATTAATAGAACATATAGGTGTATAAATGCGGTTCATAGTCATAGATGGTTTAGATGGTGCTGGAAAAGATACCCACTCTCGCCTAATTGTTGAAAAATATGTTTCTAAAGGTGAGAATGTAGTTTTCCGTTCCCATCCAGAAAGTGACAATAAGTACGGCCTTAAAGCTAAAAAAGCGCTTTTAGGTCAGGGTAAAAAGAATAAAATCAAAGCTGCATTTTATTATGCGGCAGATGTTATTAGATCACTTAGATTATACTATGGAAAATCTGACACGCTAATATTCTCAAGGTACTTAATGGGAGTCACTTATTTACCATTAAACGTGGCCAAAATATTTTATTTTGTCTTAGAAGCTATACTACCAACATCTCGTTACATGTTTTTCCTAGATGTAACCCCTGAAGAGTCCCTGAGACGCATTTCTACCCGTAAAGAAACAGAAATGTTTGAAAACCTTGAAGATCTTAAAAAAGTGCGTTTTAAGGCCCTTAAATTTACTAAAGGGTGGTATGTAGTCAATAGTTGTGGAACTATTGAAAATGTTCAAAAACAAATAGATATCATACTGGACGATCTGGACCAAATTAATAAGTAAGTAAATAATATCCTAATTGCTATTTAAGTTGATATAGCACACTATTATTTTATAAATTAATAATAATCAAAACAAAATTTTATTGCTAATTAAAATCAAAATAAATAAACATGACATTTCCAAAACGTTCTAAATTGGGAATAATGGGAATTTTAATTATAGTTCTTTTTTTGTCGATTTCAATGGCCTTTGCTCACCAGCCCCGTCTGGACAGTGCTAACAGCACCATTTCCAATCCAATTGTGGTTAAAAATCCCGAAATATCGCAGGCTTTTTATGGACAATTAAATGGAAATCCAGTTTATTATAAAATCCAGAGCAATAAACAATTCCAATTGTATACCAATATCCTGGTTCCAGATATTCCGGGAGCAAGTAGCCAGTTAATGTCAGTGCAAATAACTGATTCTTCTGGTAAAACCCTAGGTCTGCTTGATGCTAAAAATAGTACTTGGACTCCATATTTTGAAGAATTTGGGGGAGATTATTATCTTAAAGGCCCTGAATTCAACCAGACCGTGCCAGCAGGAACCTATTTTATTAAAGTTTTTAATGGCAATAACCAGGGAAGATATTCACTGGCCATAGGAGATATAGAGTCTTTTCCACCAGCTGAAACCCTGGGAACTCTCTTTGTATTACCCCTAATTAAAGCAGATATATTCAAAGTGCCAGTGGCTGAGTTATTCCTACAATTTTTAGGGTTAATTCTGGCCATGGGAACATTTATAGTACTTTATGTTCTGCTAATAAAATCTAGAAAATCAATTGCCACCTTAGAAGTATCAAAAACTGTTTACAGTGCAATAAATCCCTTGATGTTAATTGGGGTAGCTATTACAGCAGTTATGTGGATTCTAACATACTCTAAAAACACGTTTAATATATTAGGAATAATCGAGACAATTATTTTGATATTAATACTTTTAATGCACTTTAATCTAAATTCTAAACTAAAAAAATTGTCTTCAGAAAAAATACCAAGCAAATTGAGCACTTTACTCTTAGTATTCTGGATTGTGTTTTTATTTTTGAGAATAGTCCTAATTCAAAGTTAATCCCGTGCTTAAAATAGATATAAAATTAAATTTTTTTTATTTTTTTTATCAGTAATAAACTATTTATATAAATTATTTCAATTAATATTAATTCTGTAAATAGCTAGTCTATTATAATTATCATTGATTAAATTTAAATATAATCTGTGGAGGGAGCAATATAAGTCCTATAGAATATTTTTTATCCATATTAGGGGTTTTTTTATTAGGAATGGTTGAACTATGGGCCGCAGTTCCTGCAGGCTTTGTTTTAAGTCTTAATCCAATTATAATCGGTGTGGCCAGTTCATTAGGGGCCATTTTGGCTGCATTCATAGTCATTGTGCTTGGAGAAAATATTAGAAACCGGATTTTAAAAAGTGTGGATAAACCAGAAAGTAGTAGGGGAAGATTATTAAGAAAAATATGGAATAAATACGGCATAATAGGCTTGGGCCTGCTTTCACCATTATTATTTGGGGCTCCCCTTGGTGCGGCCATTGGAGTTGCTTTGGGAGCACCCCGAAAGCGTCTTCTTTTGTGGATGAGTGTGGGAATAATAATGTGGACAATTATCCTTGTAATTTTAGTTTTACAGGGAATTAATATAGCTTCAACATTTTAATAATCAAATAATACTGTAAAAATAAAATTAATCTTCATTTATATTTTATTTATTATTTTATTGATTTTTATGGTCAATATTATTCAGATAATAAAGATAGAATAATAAAAGTTAAAATTTAACCTAAAAAAATATTTCAGACAATATTTTTAAGGATATTAGTTTAAGCAAAAGATTTAATAGTAAAATGGCTAAATTAAAAAGAAACTGTATGTAAAAAGTTATAAGG
The Methanobacteriales archaeon HGW-Methanobacteriales-1 DNA segment above includes these coding regions:
- a CDS encoding PadR family transcriptional regulator; its protein translation is MSRISDIEAAILGLLYEHHHYAYRLEQIIKKRGMRNWADIGFSSIYYVLKRLEEKKFVESKMRTTEGKPSRKVYTITEEGQQAMQEKVQEILSENKKQIYSFDLGMANIEILGSEKAITCLNDYLKSTEERIEFLEESIAMHKSINSPYNVIALFTRPLALLKAEKSWVENFIQKIKESDGINKMES
- a CDS encoding phosphatidate cytidylyltransferase, with translation MVQSDLLGLIFVYGYVAILLLVSEKLLSKYPTFSRKFVHIMVGNVLFILPIFATMEAMAFLAAAPFVVLTFLMSPNSPIKLNHKVSSSGHGLGLVYYAIAWTILALFFFDQPWIIAVGIAAMSYGDGLASLIGVRFGKHKYNLLGDTKSMEGSLAMFLVLIFALLGVLIYYGRPINGLTIFMVSLVATILEGITPKGLDNLTACFGAVATFILMGML
- a CDS encoding ion transporter; this encodes MDRHYKVIFEALLSFLIIIEIMFLVLLSIGFAVGIKPDSIYSFGIWDLIICIIILFDFVFFRIIGNTVNKSEFIRENWVYIIASIPLFFISFNIFHLLDYKIIIGLIGILRLYALLKVLKITTQNVRKYPQKTKLDYATFVLLLVLIIGSLLFFLVERGVNPEVTSYESAIWYSLVSMTTTGYGDIVPITLIGQIIGVIMIFSGMGYVSLVTATLAFSFIEIFRKASNKASNKLGKTAERLESNLDSHDKKIDEVLKKMEQLEKKIDELEKSNNK
- a CDS encoding small multi-drug export protein, whose translation is MVELWAAVPAGFVLSLNPIIIGVASSLGAILAAFIVIVLGENIRNRILKSVDKPESSRGRLLRKIWNKYGIIGLGLLSPLLFGAPLGAAIGVALGAPRKRLLLWMSVGIIMWTIILVILVLQGINIASTF
- a CDS encoding alpha/beta hydrolase, with amino-acid sequence MKYFNSKKKFILICFLALILIAVAGFTFYVSDYYPADNTAINSLQSTTAYYVNNTADSITFTPTGNKSTTGIIFYPGGKVQAEAYATLASKLAENNYTTIIVKMPFNLAVFGANKADSVIADHPKIKKWVIGGHSLGGVFASDYAVNNQDKIRGVIYLAAYPSTNASNATFKALSIRGSLDGLSKEQDISDNKNKFPANTTFITINGGNHFNFGNYGIQAGDNNSTITREEQQNQTVNYIIEFINGL
- a CDS encoding geranylgeranylglycerol-phosphate geranylgeranyltransferase (UbiA prenyltransferase family catalyzes the transfer of a prenyl group to various acceptors with hydrophobic ring structures in the biosynthesis of respiratory quinones, hemes, chlorophylls, vitamin E, and shikonin); translation: MNAYLEILRPFNAMMAVITIVLMAVISGQFTFNVFLAGIVVFISTGAGNAINDYFDHKIDAINRPERPIPSGRISLKTAGIYSLLLFVVAIIIGFIIGLLPGIIVFFSSLLMVYYAYSLKTKCLIGNISISFLTGMSFVLGGVVVNELLISIYLGFFAFLMTMAREIVKDMEDMEGDKMEGASTLPIVYGKKVSSIIASFFMILASLASPVLYFLGIFSILYLIVLAVGIVIFLRGSVLILKDQSTQTTKKISKQIKIGMAIVFLAFLIGSPIFF
- a CDS encoding thymidylate kinase, giving the protein MRFIVIDGLDGAGKDTHSRLIVEKYVSKGENVVFRSHPESDNKYGLKAKKALLGQGKKNKIKAAFYYAADVIRSLRLYYGKSDTLIFSRYLMGVTYLPLNVAKIFYFVLEAILPTSRYMFFLDVTPEESLRRISTRKETEMFENLEDLKKVRFKALKFTKGWYVVNSCGTIENVQKQIDIILDDLDQINK